In Nycticebus coucang isolate mNycCou1 chromosome 5, mNycCou1.pri, whole genome shotgun sequence, the DNA window CCTCATGTGTGACAGCCTGTGGTTATGAGcctcctttcctctctgtttGAAAAGTATTTCACCTTGAGGAACAGAAAGGGtcctgttactttttttttgtagagacagagtctcactttatcacccttggtagagtgccgtggtgtcacacagctcacagcaacctccaattcctgggcttaggcgattctctaacctcagcctcccaagtagctgggactacaggcgcccaccacaatgcctggttatttttttgttgcagtttggccggggccaggtttagaacccgccaccctcagtaacCCGCCCAAAGGTCCCGTTACTTTTGCATCTTAACTGGAACTCCCCAAAGTAGGGTGTTTTCCCCTTACAAATATGccctttttaatattatattttttattccaaattgtatatcaaattttttttctaagcttCTAATAAAGGACTGAAATTCATAAAATCGAGCACATCCAACCCAAGTCTAAAAGAAATGCCACTGCCCTTCTGCAAGTAGCAGGCTCTGCCATCAGGAGCCAGATGCccatcctctcttcttcccttccttccctccttcttagCCCAACTACCAGCATAAGCAGGTGCAAGACAGGAATTTGGAAATACATGAATCCCATCAAAACTGCATCTCAGTTACTTTCATAAGAAAATCCAGATTTTCCACCAAAGAGCCACCATTGAGGTCTGCAGTGTCCATGCCAGGTGTCCCTTCTATTTGGAAAGCCACGCCAAGGGGCAGATACTCACAGATTCTGGAAATAGTTTCATTGGTCAAAGGTCTCAGCAATGAGCTGTGAAGTATGATTCATAAAACCAGTCAAGTTTCTTGTAAAATATCTAGGACCACAAAGCAGATGTGTTTTTCCTAATGGTTCAATAAGTTCAAAGTTcatgttaatttaaaataattcgctataaaataataaactattaaTGTTGATTTGACTATGATAGAGGTAAAAAGCAGGGAAAGACAGATGGCATAGAGGAAGTTGAAaccaaaaaaatgttaaactggGAAGGGCCCTGACCACCTCATGTGGGTGTCTGCCGTTTTTCAGTGTTAGAATCGgatcagaagaaaactccagcaGCCCCTCAATGATACAGAGACAGGCTGCAGCTCGAATGGTACCTGATCCAATAGGAGCCTTGTCTTGAAATTTTAGACTCTTTCCTCTTGTATTGGCCTGTTTTTTCTACAAGAATGTAATTATGAATGTAACTTGAGTcttgtcattttttctttctatgcttTAGAATAGAACACTTCTAATACTCACGTTGCAGTATGTTTAAAAAGCTGCTTCTTTTTGGTCTTTCTGGGCATCCCATCCTCATTCCTATTAAAGATTTCACCTCCAGAACATGAATTTGGCAAATGCCAGAAGTGGATCAGCGATATTTCCTTAAGAAGcaggaaaaataaggaagaatgtTTTGCTTTTCAGGCTTGttagaaagaaaacacaatgaTGGCACCATCCCCACCTCCCCAGAGACACCGTGATTTAAGTTCATTGActtctgtgaaatggaaatattCACTTATTTGAGCAAATGAGTGCAGTTAAAGTTGTTCAGAAAACATGCTAATGCGCTGCACTGACACATACCCTCTTCGAAACTGGTCTCTGAATTGTTCCAAATGACAAACACCTTCTTTTGAGGTGTTTTCTGTGGTTTTACGCTTGCAGTGGAGGACACTGCCCCACATCCTGACCTCAGTAGCTCATGCTCACACTCGACACCCACACACGTCCattcacctccctcctcctcacactTGACACACGCACACGTCCattcacctccctcctcctcacactCGACACCTGCACACATCCATTCACCTCCCTTTACCTTCGCTGTGAAAGTCACAGCTGAGAATTACTAAGTGAGCATTACTTTGTTTGCTGGATATAGGTGAACACGCCCTCACTGTAGCCAGGGCAGTAGCCAGGTGACCAGTTAGTTGAATAAAAACTGAATACTATGGGCACCCACTCCAATAATCTCTGTTTGACTTCATGTCATGATTCAAAACTACCAATGACATTGATGATAAACACCAGAATGAAACTCTCGATGACCCAAAGTCCTGAATGTGTGTGAGTTCTCATTGTAGCCCCATGGACTAGGCTGCGGGGGGAACAAAGGCCGGCACGCTCCATCCTTCCAAGGTGCAGGCTGCTGGGACTCCCCCACATCAAACAAATAACTCGAGACACCTGCAAGAGCATCATCGTGCGTGCAGCAGGGCCTCCCATGGGCACAAAGCTCAGCACCAGGCAGAGGGAAGACCCCTTGAGGTCACAGAGCCGGGGGAGGTAGAGAGCCAAGCCCAGGGCCAAGGAACATTGTGGGGGAACAACACAAAACAAGGCTCCTGGGCACACAAGACCTAGATAAGGTAAGGCCCTGAGACACCTAGCCAGATGTCACTCTCTGCGCTGTGGTCAGTGGGTGCTGATAGCTGGGTCCAGCAGAGCTCAGGCTCAGTGCCCTGGGAACCACCTGCAGTTATAGGGAAAAGGGGATGCTCACACCCTCCCATGGGCCCAGCAGGAGGTGTCACCCACTTGCATAGGCAGTGGCAATCTGCATTTGAATCCAACACTCACTGGACCAAATTCTTCACAAACCTACTCTGAATCACTACCCAATTTAATTTGCTTAGTGTTGGTCTTTTAAGATTTGTCATCGGCAACATGTGTATGCAAAGACAGAAAACATCCCTAAAATTCATTATGCCATGTAATAGACACAGCATCACATGCACGCCAGAAAATGCATGTGTATGTAGTAAGTGTATAATTCTTCCAAGGCTTTTGCTGATGGAAAGTTTCAAATATTCGTGAAGGAGGAAAGAATAGTAAAATACCCCCATACCCAGCTCCAACGCCCTCAGCAGTGGCCCtgctgtgtcatgtctgccctgCTGTCTGCCACCACATCCCGTTGGAGAAATTTGGAAGTAAATCCATCATATGGtttcatccataaatatttcagatttttttaataaaaaataaaggattctttttctgtttaactTAACAGTAATAACACACCACATCTAAAAAAATGTAACAAGTATACTTTGAAATCATCAAAATACCCAGTCAGTGTTTACATTTCTCCTGTTGGTTCACAAGTTTTTAAACTGCCTGAAACTGGAACCAGATCCAGACCCCTCAACTGCCTGAAGTGTTGCTGGCATCCCCTTCTGCCCAAAGGCCCCTTGACCTCACGCTCTTATCTCTTGAAATTTCTGGCACCTATGGAACCCCCTGGCCAGCACTGGGGGAAGCACTCTCAGTGCCCAGGGTCTCTGCAGCTGCACCGACTAAGGGTGGCAATCAGTCTCAGTTGATTTTCCTGGCAACAATACTTCCTCCCCAGAGTTGTTAAATGTTATTGGCCTGTGTGTTTAACTTGCATAAAGCCAATGCGAAACAGCTCAGAGTCATGCCCAAGGGTAAAGACAGACGCCTTCTTGCAAGGGCTTCGCAATTTCACATTGCTTTGAAGTTCACAAatgtacaaaattaaaaatgcagttGCTGCCATGCCTTCCAGGGACCCCAGGGCTGGGGTGTGGATGACCACAGCAGGGCTAGTCGTCTCAGGCCAACCCAGGGAGCAAGGGCTGCCAACCAACATCAGCAAACAGGAGCCACCCCCCACCTGAGCACCAGAACGCGACAGTGGCAACTGTGACCCCCCTGAACAGGAGGTGATGCAGGCGTCTGCTCAGAGGACAGCAGGGAAGGCCCATCATGATGAGGAAAGCCAACTAATATGCACAGGAGTGGCAGAACTAGAaagtcaccaaaagacagctatTTAATAAGGAGATTCTTTGTACTATTCTTGCAACATTTCTGGGAGTAGAAATTGTGTCCAAatggaaagtgaaaggaaaaaaaatctaaggaaagGACATGAGATTCACCTCCCCTGGCAAACGGTCCAGGAAGCCCCAGGGAAGTGGCTCCGGGAAGGTGGCTCTGACAGAGAAGGTGGTGTGGCCCTCTTGTCCCGCCACCAGCTCCAGGGTCCTTTGTGCCTCTTTCCAGATGCCAGATGCCCCTAGCACTTCTCGGAACTGGGAAGTGCAGAGCACAGCCAAGCAGCACTTCTGTTGCTCTTCCCTCGCCAAGTGCATTTACTGAACCTTTCTTCTTCATTCCTTCCCTCATATGTGGAGAGAAAGCCAGCACGGCCTGTAGAACCTTACCCAAGGCTGGTCATAGTGAGCATTTTTGGTGTGATGAGTCCCAGCTGGCCTGTCCACCAAGGATGGCCATCAGAGGGCTGTTTTCCACTGGCATGCCCATGGCATAAACTCTGGTAGATGAAGGACCATCTGAGCTCAGATGAAAGTGTCACAGTTGGAAGGGACCAAGGGCATCACGTCCAGCAGAGAACTGAGAGTCCAAAGCTGAAAGTTCTAAGTCACCGGTTTGCTCCTTAAGCCACATCACTTGCCCAGATGAAAGATAAATTTATTCCCTGATTTTACGAGAAGGTTGGAGAAGATGGAAGTGAAGTCATATTTAGGTACTTTAAGATTCTTGCATGGAATGGGCTTCACAAGAGTCCGGTATGTTACATGTTCTTGGAAACAGATGAGCCACTGGGTTATAAGCCATGTCCAACAACGTCCGGATGGAGTGAGCTTTTGGCAGTGATGTCATCAGCATGAGCAGGGGCAGCTCTACTTAACAACCACACTCCAAGCCAATTGGTAGACCTGGGCTCTCCTGAGCAACCCACGTGTCAGGCTGCCCTCACTCTCCAGGTCCCATCAACGCCTAAAAGGAATGTTAAGACCATCTCATTATTCCAGAACTTGCTGCAGCTGTCTGCATAGACAAGGGGAAGTCAAGCCCCCGACTCCCACTCTGCCCTCCCCCGCTCCCCATGACGTCTCTGGATGATGAATCTACTGCAAGAGAAGTCTGCCTTTAAGTTGTTTCTGCAAACAACAAGTGGAGCTGGTCCCAGGACCAGGATGGACCTGGGCCTTGTCCCCCACAGACAGATTTGCTGTGGCACTTGGTCCAATCTCACCGGTCCTTGCACACCCTGGCATGTCCACTCATGCATACAAAGACCAGAGTATGACCTGGGATGGCACAAGGTAGCTCGCTACCTTCTCGCTGTAGTGTGGTTGGTGCAGGTAgacccctgcctcctgcctcacctACCCCCAGAAATGAGCTGCCAGGGGTTCCACATGTACTGTCATCTTAGGAGCTGTCACAAATGTGCACCAGGGACGGGGTCTATTAAATCCCACTGACCTTCTTGGCCATAAGAAGCTGCCGTGTCTGCCAAATAATGATTAATAGTCAAACAGAGTGGCATCAGACTGCCTGTATTTGAATGTGGTCCCACCATTCAGGAGCCTAAGCAAGTAATTCCATCTCACCAAGCCTCAGGTTCCTCACCTGTGAGACAGGAATCAGAGCAACACCTGCCTCACAGGACCTTGCAGGATTGATAATTCACGGGTGAGGAGCAAGGAGGCTGGCCCAGAGTGCTTTTGTGATTATGGCTGTCTATCTCACCACAACTGagaaagaatgggaaagcaactaacttttaaaaaattaactagaaataaCCTCAATAACAACTGCCTAAGTATTATCCTAAGAAAAGGCCATCGCCATGATGATAAAAAGTGCCTGGTGGGCATTTGATCCCAAATGCGGCATTGCTCCGGTACTCTGAGAAACACTGCTGGGAAGGAGAGCAGCCGTCTGATCTTGCAGGACCAGGCCTCAGGCTCGTGGGCATCCGCAGGGCGCTTCCCCAGCCACCTATTGctccctgtctccacacacaGCTGGGGCTCCCTGATGGAAGCAGAGGGACAAGGAAAGCTGCTCTTAATGGATCTGGTGACACCAGCAAAGACTAGAAAGGAAGCCAAAGCTTCTCTGTCCTAGAGGTCTCGGGCAGGGGCAGTGCGTGCATGTCCCCCAGCAGGCAATGCTGAGCCTTCTAGTTGTCATTCATAAAATTTATTctggaaaaatactttaaaaaggaatttcttcattaacaaaacagtaaaaaattcaaataacattttcacaatattccataaatacatttatatacaaaaaatatagtCAGATAGACCCGAAGTGCCTTTGTACATATTtaccaaaatttaaattataagaaaatgaaCATCACAAAATACTCAAGCTTTAcagatatcatgaaaaatatttttacaaatccaaaaaataacacacatttttttccatctagaaaaaacacattttagtATCAAAAAGGACAATAAAGGCAGTGTTTGTGTTTCTAATTCAAGAAAAGACTGGCTCATAAGAATCCAAAATATACACTCCAGGCAGTGCATGCTCTCACATAGTGATTAAGTCCatccatttaaatatatattctctTAAAAGCAACTGTCCATAGTGCAACGGGGATGTCGAAGGCAGTGCGGCAGCGTCACCTTGCTAACTCAGGAGAGAACCAGCTCAGtctgaattcagtttctcagCAGCAGTCCACGGagggcctccctctcctctttcagCAGCATTCGTTGGGGCATATATccttggaattttatttattaagagaAACGGGAATTTTGCCATGTCACTTCCATTTTACACCTAGAAGGGCCCACAAGAAGGAATGGGAAGTTAGCACCAGACTTGTATTCCCtggcctctgctctcccctcccgaGGACACGGGTGGTAGCCAGGTGGCACTGACCTCAGTTGCTATGACACATTCGTCCTTCCCCTCAGACAAGACGTACACTGACTGGTACTTGGTATCTGTGGGTGCAGGGTAGACAGGGTCTGGCCTCCTTCTTTCAGATGCTTCTCCACtaaaaggaaaatcagagaaaGCCTCCATAAACTTGGGGAGACATGTTAGAATAGGGAAATGACTGGAATGTGGAGAAgaccctccccagcccctcttGACAGTGCAGCACCCCGGATGTTGGGCGCCTTCCCCAGGTGGCCTTCCCCAAGCTCCCTCCGGCCAGGCCCGAGGCACGCACCCCCTGAGTGTGGTCGGggtccccttctcctcccctgagGAGCTCTGGGACTGGCCCTTGGTGTCCCGCTTGCTGTGTGCGTCCCTGACTGTGGCTTCATCACCCTTGAGGTCCTGCACGAGGTTATAGTCCACCGTGGGGTAACGGGCCTTGAAGCCAGTCCTGTCGGTGCCATGGTCCCCGCAGAAGTCCGCCTTCTTGTTGGTGTTCTTGATCTGTGTGGCGCCAATGACACTGACCGAGATGTCCTTCTCACGCTGGCAGTTAGCCAAATTGTTCATGGTTTCCGTCTCCCCCCGGCAGGGGTCCGCAGGGGGCCTGCGCTTCTGCAGCCTCAGCCGGATGCAGACCCCCACGGCTGCGCAGcccagcagcagcaccagcaccagcacGGCACCAGCACACACGGCCACCCAGGGGAACGGCCCAACCTGGCCCTCCAGCTTCTCGGTAAGGTCAACCACCACGGGGCCTGGGGGTGGCTCAGGGAGCAGGAACTGGCAGTTGGGGCCCCCGTACCCCCGAGCACACTCGCACACATAGCGGCCAGCCCTCTCGTGGCAGGTGGCTCCGTTGTGGCAGGGCGCATGCTCGCACCTGCTGACAGGGGCGCTGCAGTTCCTGCCCGTGTAGCCCGGGGGGCATGTGCAGGAGTAGTCATTCACGCCATCCCGGCAGGTGCCCCCATTGGCACACGGGGAGGAGGCGCAGTCGTCCACGTTGTCATCGCAGTGCCTCCCAGAGAAGCCAGCCTGGCAGCGGCACACATAAGCATCACCGAGGTCCACACATTTGGCGCCTAGAACACAGGACATGAGCACTCACTTATCTCCTCCTGAGTTTGGTCACTAAAAGTCACTTTGAAGCATCTACATGTCTGTCACCATAGACACAAGTGGTAAGAAGACAGCCTATGGTCTACATGGTCCAAGACAACACACTGCACAGCCTTAAACACAAGGTTCTGGCAGGTGTCCAGGGCTTGACCGAAAAGCAGAAACAGCAGCAGGGCTCCATCTTTTCACCGGCTATGTCTCCATGGGCACTGCACAGCACACCTCACAGGAGCACTGGATCCAGGGACTCAGGCTGCTAGGCCCAGGTTTGCTGATGGGGAAACCAAGGGTTAGAGAGGATAACACACCTTCCCGCAGTTAAAGGTGGTGAGAAGAGCAATGCTTGAAAACagtgaaggaagggagggaggaagggagaaagaggccAAAGacattctagagcagtggttctcaaccttcctaatgccacaaccctttaatacagttcctcatgttatagtgacctccaaccataaaattatttttgttgctacttcataactataattttgctacttttatgaatcgtaatgtaaatatctgatatgcaggatgtatttaggtgacccctgtgaaagggtggtttgactcccaaaggggtcgtgacgcacaggttgaaaaccactgttctaggtGTCTGGCCGGCTTTTTTGCTGTGTGCTGGCTTTGGACATCCGGCCCCTCACAGCTGGCAGACCGAGATTCTCATAGTGACACACCAGACAGTGATGCCAGGTGACAACACAGAGCCCAGCTTTCCTCCAGAAGCACTGTGGCTGGGCAGCTTGTGAGTGAGAATCATGGGCAGGAGTGTGTGACCTCCTGATCATTTTACCTTCTTGCAGAATGTGAGAACAAACACGCCTGCCTGCCCTTCTCACTCCCACGCATTTCCAGACTCAAAGCCTCCACTGAGAATTCTTGACCATCTACATAAACTCCAGGCAGTTCTCAATGCAGCACAGTCCAACACAAATTTAGTTGCTTTCCACAGTGTCCTCAGCGCGGCCCACTTGACCAGTCACAAGTCACCCCCTTACCATTGGAACAGGGTGAAGAACTGCAGTGATCAATTTTCTTCTCACAGTTGAAGCCAGAGTAGCCCACGGGGCAGCGGCAGGTGTACCCTCCGTCAGGGCCATCTGAGCACTGGCCTCCATTGAAGCAGGGGCCGTCGGCACAGGTCATGGCACTCAGCTCACAGATCTTGCCATAAAAGCCAGGTGGACAGGTGCAGGAATAGCTGTTCTCGAGATCCTGTGTGATGGACGACAGAAAAGCCCTTCCGAAATTGTTTCTGATGATGCCAGGTAACTCCACTTGACACTAGCTGCCCTTCCACGTGACCCCAGGTGCCTACCCATGGGACCTCAGTTGCCGGGCTCACCGTGCAGCTCCCCCCACTCTTGCAAGGGCTGGTGTCACACTCGTCGATCTCCAGTTCACAGGTGGCACCCGTGAACCCAGGCCGACAAGAGCAGGTATAGCTGCCCTGGCCCGTGTTGGTGCAGGTGGCCCCGTTCCTGCAGGGTTTGTGGTGTGTACAGTAGTTCAGGTCTGCAAGGGTGGAGATAGCAGGAGGAGACAGGAAACCCAGGGTCAAATTTAGGGAGACTATTTTTCCAGTGACCAAAGAGCCAGGGAAGTCTGGGCTGATCTGGGAGGGGACCAGACAGCTTGGGGAGAGGAGCTTACCCTGGTTGCAAAAAAGGCCTCCCCAGCCTTCCTGGCAGGTGCACTGCCAGGGCTGCTGGCAAGTCCCGTGGAGGCAGCCCGGGTACCGGATGCACTCGTCGCAGTACCTGCCTTGCCAGCCTACTCTGCACCTTGGAGAGAGCACAGCAGAGTCACAGGGACACTGGCCACTCCTGGATCCATGATGGCACATCCTTACACACTGAACACCACCTTTCCACAGCACCACTGGCTCTCAAAATAGGCAGAACTAGGTCACCTGGAGAGCTTTAAAGCATACTGATGCCTGGCTTCCATCTCAAGGCTCTCCCAGCCAGTGTAGGGCAGCCTAGGTAACTGAGGTATGCAGCAAACCTCAGAAGCCACTGAACGAACTGTCATGTTGTGCCACACCTTTCACTCTGCTACCTGTAAACTCCTGTGACCACTGAGGGGCTCAGGTGAACAGCAGACACAGCCAAATACTGATTAGGTAGAAACACCAGAATAACAGCCCCTTGCTCAACTAATCTTACTCAATACTGTACAAACATGCCAGGTGTAAAAGCATAACAAGAAAAggtaaaacaagaaaacaaagccaaTTTTTGCAAACTTACTTGCACTCCCCCGGCTTGTCACAAAATCCATGCTGCTCATCACACCCTGGCAGGCAGATTGCTGCAAGCAAAGGGAAACCAGTTCTGGTAGGATGCCCATCCCCACCCTTGGACCTCCTGCTGCAGGAGAGCTGCTGGCTAAGGGCTCGAACAGAACCTGTTGGCTGTGTGGTGCTGGCCACCCTGACCACAGCCCTGGGGACAAGCATTCTTCTTAACACAGCACTGGGGACAAAGGGCTCTCGGAAGCCCCCACCCCTACCCAGCCCCCATTCTTCCAAGAGAGGGTCAGAAGTCTTCCCCGcctcctcccccacttcccaATTCTTTACACAAAGCTCCACCTCTTAATATCCCAGAAAGTGTGTGTGCAGATAAGAGTGGACAGCTGGTGTGCAGGGTGCCAGGGCAGACAGCTGCTCTATTGTCCAGCCTCCCCGGCAGCTGCCCGGGAGCAACAATGCGGCCTCCCCCACGCCCCTGTGTCCCCACCCCTCACACACACCCCttgcgtgtacacacacacacacacatatgcacgcgTGCACCTTTCCACCAATAGGGGCAGGCAAGTGTCCTGCCAGCTATCCCTGGAGAGATCTAATCTATGGCACGCACATGAGCTGGGGGCTGGGAGAGGCTCCAGTgtttaaataagaagaaaaaagtttaagTTTCTGACTACCCCATGACgaaaaagaggagggggaagcTGGGAGGGGGTAGTGGAGAGGGGGGCAACAGCAGCCAGAGGCACCCGCAGGGGTTGGACACTAGGCTGAGGCTTTGAGCTGGCTCACTCTGCTGGTTACGAAACTCATTAACGATCAGCTCCACAAGTTTTCAAGAAAACAGAACCAACTCAGGCCAAGGCGGAGCTTAGAAGAAGTTCAGTGGGTCCTTGAGACTTGGGAAGCTAAGCAACCAACAAAGACATGGAGGCCCTCACTGAAAGCGGAGACCCAACCTCATTTCAGGCACAACTCTCTGAGGAACTGCACCCACTCAGCAGACCTTCTGGGCCTCAAAGAGAATGATCCAAGCTTTGCCTGCTCCAGGGCCAAGAATGGGATTCTGGGACCTACCCACCCATTGAAGTCTGGCACCAATTGGCTGGGGTGGCCAGGTGGACAGGTGAGTGGAGAGAGGCTTCCTAAGGTCCAGTTGAATCAGAAGCCAGGGATCCCCACCAGCCCTCCACCCCTACCTATCATGGAATTACAACACATCAAAACCTAACAATCAGGCAGGTAGAGCCTACATGGATATTGCAAAGACACTTCTTTTCCAGACAGGGCGCTGCATGAGCATTTGACCAGATGGGCTGTGCACCCATCCCACACAGGCTCTGCAGACCCAGCTCCACACATCCTCCTGCATGTCCACAGACCACCCCAGGGAGAACCACGTCTTGGGACAGCATGAACAGTGTGCATCATGTGCAAGGAACGGGAATGTACTTGCTCTGGAGAGCATGAGCATACCAGTTCTGGGCACAGCAAAGCACTCCCCCGGGGACGGGTCGCAGTGAAGAGGACTCTGGTGGGAAGTGTGCGCACACTCCctgttcctcccttccttcctcccttctgcaGCCAGCACTGGATGTACTTCCTGACCCCTGGCCCTGTCTCCAAAATCCTCCCTGATGAAGAAGGGCAGCTTCCTATGGTGGACACACACTGTCATGGACGCTAAAACATCTGAGCCAATCCACCTCTACCCCTGCCTAACTGTGAGACATTAGCAAGTCACTTCtgctctttgggcctcagtttcccctactGTGCTAAATCCCAGGATCTCAGCCGTCATATAAGCCCCCTGCCTGTGGGTGCTGCTGTGTGAATAGAGGGGCAGGGATGCCCAGAGCTCACGTTCTGTGCAGTAAGGGCCTTTCCAGCCGGGGTTGCAGACTTTCTCCCCCCGCTCCCCACAGGTGAAGTGGCCGAAGGCGTCGTCACGGGGGCGGCAGAAGACTGAGCAGCCCTCCCCGTAGTAATGCTCGTCACACACGAAGCGGTAGGAGTACTTGAGGTCCGCTCGGCCGCTGCTGTGCAGGTCCTGTGACCACTCCTCGCCCACAGTCAGGTGCCGCTGGGTGGCCAGGCGGCTGATGAGCCTCTCCGGGTTTTCTGGGGAAAGATACTTCCGGTGGGTTCTGACTGAACTGAACCTCAGGCTTGAGACAGGGGGCTTAGGAAGGAGGCCATGGACCCCCACCTTTCTGGGGCATGTGAGGAATGACAGGTATCAGAGTTGGTTGGGCCTAGGGTGAAAATCAAAGATCCATGAACTGGGGAACCAGCTCCCAGTTTGAGGGGCTTGGTTTTGTTCTTACCTGTTGCGAGGTCATCTGGAGAATCTGTGTGGAGAGCTTCGATAATCAGAGAGAAGGTGCCCTGGGGGAAGCATAAGTGGGGTTAAAGTCAAAAGCTGGGTGTCTGGGGGCGGCC includes these proteins:
- the DLL1 gene encoding delta-like protein 1 isoform X2, encoding MGRQCALALAVVSALLCQVWSSGVFELKLQEFVNRKGLLGNRSCCRGGAGPPCACRTFFRVCLKHYQASVSPEPPCTYGSAVTPVLGVDSFSLPEGAGADPAFSNPIRFPFGFTWPGTFSLIIEALHTDSPDDLATENPERLISRLATQRHLTVGEEWSQDLHSSGRADLKYSYRFVCDEHYYGEGCSVFCRPRDDAFGHFTCGERGEKVCNPGWKGPYCTEPICLPGCDEQHGFCDKPGECKCRVGWQGRYCDECIRYPGCLHGTCQQPWQCTCQEGWGGLFCNQDLNYCTHHKPCRNGATCTNTGQGSYTCSCRPGFTGATCELEIDECDTSPCKSGGSCTDLENSYSCTCPPGFYGKICELSAMTCADGPCFNGGQCSDGPDGGYTCRCPVGYSGFNCEKKIDHCSSSPCSNGAKCVDLGDAYVCRCQAGFSGRHCDDNVDDCASSPCANGGTCRDGVNDYSCTCPPGYTGRNCSAPVSRCEHAPCHNGATCHERAGRYVCECARGYGGPNCQFLLPEPPPGPVVVDLTEKLEGQVGPFPWVAVCAGAVLVLVLLLGCAAVGVCIRLRLQKRRPPADPCRGETETMNNLANCQREKDISVSVIGATQIKNTNKKADFCGDHGTDRTGFKARYPTVDYNLVQDLKGDEATVRDAHSKRDTKGQSQSSSGEEKGTPTTLRGGEASERRRPDPVYPAPTDTKYQSVYVLSEGKDECVIATEV
- the DLL1 gene encoding delta-like protein 1 isoform X1 yields the protein MGRQCALALAVVSALLCQVWSSGVFELKLQEFVNRKGLLGNRSCCRGGAGPPCACRTFFRVCLKHYQASVSPEPPCTYGSAVTPVLGVDSFSLPEGAGADPAFSNPIRFPFGFTWPGTFSLIIEALHTDSPDDLATENPERLISRLATQRHLTVGEEWSQDLHSSGRADLKYSYRFVCDEHYYGEGCSVFCRPRDDAFGHFTCGERGEKVCNPGWKGPYCTEPICLPGCDEQHGFCDKPGECKCRVGWQGRYCDECIRYPGCLHGTCQQPWQCTCQEGWGGLFCNQDLNYCTHHKPCRNGATCTNTGQGSYTCSCRPGFTGATCELEIDECDTSPCKSGGSCTDLENSYSCTCPPGFYGKICELSAMTCADGPCFNGGQCSDGPDGGYTCRCPVGYSGFNCEKKIDHCSSSPCSNGAKCVDLGDAYVCRCQAGFSGRHCDDNVDDCASSPCANGGTCRDGVNDYSCTCPPGYTGRNCSAPVSRCEHAPCHNGATCHERAGRYVCECARGYGGPNCQFLLPEPPPGPVVVDLTEKLEGQVGPFPWVAVCAGAVLVLVLLLGCAAVGVCIRLRLQKRRPPADPCRGETETMNNLANCQREKDISVSVIGATQIKNTNKKADFCGDHGTDRTGFKARYPTVDYNLVQDLKGDEATVRDAHSKRDTKGQSQSSSGEEKGTPTTLRGCVPRAWPEGAWGRPPGEGAQHPGCCTVKRGWGGSSPHSSHFPILTCLPKFMEAFSDFPFSGEASERRRPDPVYPAPTDTKYQSVYVLSEGKDECVIATEV